A genome region from Hydrogenoanaerobacterium saccharovorans includes the following:
- a CDS encoding dihydrofolate reductase family protein, with protein sequence MDGYLADKNHNLDWLYQAGTIEETDYESFYKSMDITIMGKRTFNEIQNMQNIDSFYPSTKNYVFTHAESLPIKGFIPINCDIVEFVKQIEKDKNIWIIGGNTLVAPLLDNDMIDNMIIQIAPVLLGMGIPLFSQKEALKRFYLKEVKKYGQFAELIYAQLKKQVLD encoded by the coding sequence ATGGATGGCTATCTTGCTGATAAAAACCATAATTTGGACTGGCTTTATCAGGCTGGAACAATAGAAGAAACCGATTATGAAAGTTTCTATAAAAGTATGGATATTACTATCATGGGTAAAAGGACGTTTAATGAAATTCAAAATATGCAGAATATAGATAGTTTTTATCCGTCTACGAAAAACTATGTTTTTACACATGCTGAAAGCTTACCCATTAAGGGGTTTATTCCTATTAATTGTGATATTGTAGAGTTTGTTAAACAAATAGAAAAGGATAAAAACATTTGGATTATTGGAGGAAACACATTAGTTGCTCCTTTATTAGATAATGATATGATAGATAATATGATAATACAGATTGCACCTGTGTTATTAGGGATGGGAATACCATTATTTTCACAGAAAGAAGCATTAAAGCGATTTTACCTGAAAGAAGTAAAAAAATACGGGCAGTTTGCAGAATTAATTTATGCTCAATTGAAAAAGCAGGTTTTAGACTAA
- a CDS encoding RidA family protein produces MNNNVVVRLDSSKVSRAVGNYSHVTKIEPNATFYTFSGQIGADLDGNLPEEFNQQVDNTFLNISNLLKSIGLTPDNVIKVNIWSTEEIDWDYFDKVYNGFFGKPSPSMTVAYVTALGLEEIKLEIEIWAAK; encoded by the coding sequence ATGAATAATAATGTAGTTGTTAGATTAGATTCTTCAAAAGTAAGCAGAGCAGTAGGCAATTATTCTCACGTAACAAAAATAGAGCCCAATGCAACATTTTACACATTTTCTGGTCAAATTGGAGCAGATTTAGATGGAAATCTTCCTGAAGAATTCAATCAACAAGTAGATAATACATTTTTAAATATATCAAACCTATTAAAGAGTATCGGTTTAACACCGGATAATGTTATTAAGGTTAATATATGGTCGACAGAAGAAATTGACTGGGATTACTTTGATAAAGTATATAATGGCTTTTTTGGTAAGCCTTCCCCTTCAATGACTGTCGCTTATGTAACTGCATTAGGGTTAGAAGAGATAAAATTAGAAATTGAAATATGGGCAGCAAAATAA
- a CDS encoding nucleotidyltransferase domain-containing protein, whose protein sequence is MLNNKKVEYILEKITHSLIGVTGVDAIVLGGSRATETSGKDSDIDIGIYYDSFTFDFITFRQKAILLDDEHRQDAITRPGDWGTWINGGGWLKIDDMAVDILFRETKNVIAVIEDCVEGNITIDYQ, encoded by the coding sequence ATGCTTAATAACAAGAAAGTTGAATATATCTTAGAAAAAATCACCCATTCTCTTATTGGAGTAACGGGAGTTGATGCAATTGTCTTAGGAGGTTCTCGTGCAACAGAAACCTCTGGAAAGGATTCCGATATTGATATCGGAATATATTATGATTCTTTCACCTTTGATTTTATAACCTTTCGACAAAAAGCTATTTTGCTTGATGATGAACATCGCCAAGATGCTATAACACGTCCCGGAGATTGGGGCACATGGATCAATGGAGGCGGCTGGCTGAAAATAGATGACATGGCAGTAGATATTCTTTTTCGAGAGACCAAAAATGTTATTGCCGTTATTGAAGATTGTGTGGAAGGAAACATCACAATTGACTATCAATGA
- the hypE gene encoding hydrogenase expression/formation protein HypE has protein sequence MDKRITLRHGDGGLQTNKLIRNIFYKHFDNEILTGYQDSAIFQMEAGRLAYTTDSFVVKPIFFPGGDIGKLAVCGTVNDLAAAGAVPLYLSAGFVIEEGFEIEKLDMIAKSMSDICKKVGAKIVAGDTKVVEKGLVDGVYINTSGIGRVHEFFNPRHITSGDEIILTGTIGEHGTTILLERNDLRLQGDFKSDCNPLSEIIYELGDSIKYVKLMRDPTRGGVANALCEISESHNIGAIIEEEKLQIRSAVKSVHELLGTDPLYFASEGRMILVVEKGFGTNILNMINTLDNCHNSRIIGKFDKSYSKVCLRTSLGGERILTMLENQMISRIC, from the coding sequence TTGGATAAACGAATTACACTTCGACACGGTGATGGAGGTCTACAGACAAATAAGCTGATTAGAAATATTTTTTATAAGCATTTTGACAATGAAATTCTTACTGGATATCAAGATTCTGCTATTTTTCAAATGGAAGCAGGACGGCTTGCTTATACTACAGATAGCTTTGTTGTAAAGCCAATCTTTTTTCCAGGCGGAGATATTGGAAAACTTGCCGTATGTGGGACAGTCAACGATTTGGCAGCAGCTGGAGCAGTTCCCCTATATCTGAGTGCGGGTTTTGTTATTGAGGAAGGGTTTGAAATCGAAAAACTGGATATGATTGCGAAATCCATGAGTGATATATGTAAAAAGGTAGGAGCAAAAATTGTAGCTGGGGATACAAAGGTTGTAGAAAAGGGATTAGTGGACGGTGTATATATCAATACCTCTGGTATAGGAAGAGTACATGAGTTCTTCAATCCAAGGCACATTACTTCAGGTGATGAAATTATACTTACAGGCACCATAGGAGAACATGGAACTACTATTTTACTTGAAAGAAATGACCTTAGGTTACAAGGAGATTTTAAAAGCGACTGCAACCCGCTTTCAGAAATTATTTATGAACTTGGTGATAGCATCAAATATGTTAAGCTTATGCGAGACCCTACACGTGGAGGTGTTGCAAATGCACTTTGTGAAATATCTGAAAGTCACAATATTGGAGCAATAATCGAAGAAGAAAAATTACAAATAAGATCAGCTGTAAAATCTGTTCATGAACTTTTAGGGACAGACCCTTTATACTTTGCCAGCGAAGGCAGGATGATACTTGTTGTTGAAAAAGGCTTTGGTACAAACATTCTTAATATGATTAATACATTAGACAATTGTCATAACTCTCGAATAATTGGAAAATTCGACAAGTCATACAGCAAGGTCTGTCTTAGAACATCGCTCGGAGGAGAACGAATACTAACTATGCTAGAAAACCAAATGATATCGAGAATCTGCTGA
- the hypD gene encoding hydrogenase formation protein HypD has protein sequence MTQEDKILIGKAVAQINKSITNDIRIMEICGTHTYQIARFGIRKLLSPKIHLVSGPGCPVCVTEPGYIDTLIKLLEYEDVVVATFGDLLRVRGSYGSLEEQLAFGKKVITVYSPENVLDIAKKRKNENIVFAAVGFETTAPLYAALIKMTRKERINNLFLLTSIKQMKPVIRFILGKDNVNVDGMLCPGHVAAITGTAPFLPITTDYNIPAVICGFEAMDIIASISILCRQITGEIPVQFMNTYKRCVCDTGNRLALDLINEVFEISDVNWRGIGMIKDSSLILNRNYKEYDALIKFGIKMQSSSNLFPKECECGKVLIGEKTPDMCVNFACKCTPEHPIGPCMISSEGACASYYRYGGYSLG, from the coding sequence ATGACGCAAGAAGATAAAATATTAATTGGTAAAGCTGTTGCACAAATTAATAAATCTATCACAAACGATATTCGTATTATGGAAATTTGCGGCACACACACATATCAAATAGCCAGATTTGGAATTAGAAAACTTCTTTCTCCAAAAATTCACCTTGTTTCAGGACCCGGTTGCCCAGTTTGCGTAACTGAGCCTGGCTATATTGACACATTAATAAAGCTTTTAGAATATGAAGATGTTGTTGTAGCTACATTTGGAGATCTATTGAGAGTTCGCGGCTCGTATGGCAGCTTGGAAGAACAGCTGGCTTTTGGTAAAAAAGTAATAACAGTTTATTCTCCGGAAAATGTACTTGATATAGCAAAAAAACGTAAAAATGAAAATATTGTATTTGCAGCAGTTGGGTTTGAAACGACAGCACCTTTGTATGCTGCCCTTATTAAAATGACTCGCAAAGAAAGAATAAATAATTTGTTTTTACTAACATCGATAAAGCAAATGAAGCCAGTAATTAGATTTATACTTGGAAAAGACAACGTTAATGTTGATGGTATGCTTTGTCCCGGTCATGTTGCAGCCATAACCGGCACAGCCCCTTTTTTACCGATAACCACAGATTACAATATACCTGCAGTCATATGTGGGTTTGAGGCAATGGACATTATTGCATCTATTAGTATTTTATGTAGGCAAATTACAGGAGAAATTCCTGTTCAATTCATGAATACATATAAGAGATGTGTATGTGACACAGGAAATAGGCTCGCACTTGATCTTATAAATGAAGTGTTTGAGATATCTGACGTAAATTGGAGAGGCATAGGAATGATAAAAGATTCCAGTCTAATATTAAACAGAAACTATAAAGAGTACGATGCTTTGATAAAATTTGGCATTAAAATGCAATCAAGTTCTAATCTTTTTCCTAAAGAATGTGAATGTGGGAAAGTACTTATTGGAGAGAAAACTCCCGATATGTGTGTGAATTTCGCATGTAAATGTACTCCTGAACATCCAATAGGTCCATGTATGATTTCATCAGAGGGAGCATGTGCATCGTATTATAGATATGGAGGTTATAGCCTTGGATAA
- a CDS encoding HypC/HybG/HupF family hydrogenase formation chaperone — translation MCLAVPAKVINIDSSHAEVDIMGVHKEVNILLIDNPRVGDKVMVHAGFAINKIDDEYYNFLRDTLQNMLRDIP, via the coding sequence ATGTGTCTTGCGGTTCCAGCAAAAGTAATCAACATTGATAGTTCTCATGCTGAGGTAGATATAATGGGAGTTCATAAAGAAGTCAACATTTTGCTAATTGATAATCCAAGGGTTGGAGATAAAGTTATGGTGCATGCAGGATTTGCAATTAATAAAATTGATGATGAGTATTATAATTTTCTTAGAGACACTCTTCAAAATATGCTGAGGGATATACCATGA
- the hypF gene encoding carbamoyltransferase HypF produces MSDVNRYIITLTGIVQGVGFRPFVFRVANRLHLNGWVENGGSRVIVDVEGKEDSIKEFIHILQNEYPSNATITDFQIKSQQLFGYTDFSIKTSDAEENTANFLPADIAVCKSCIKEFNTLGNNRFQYPFISCTNCGPRYSIISSLPYDRETTSMSEFKMCSQCISEYCTPRNRRFHAQTNCCSDCGPVLKLLDAHGNTVDSSDCVKLARQLICRGKILAVKGIGGYHLCCNAKDLTAVQRLRRLKHRPHKPLAVMARNIESINKICEVSKQEKEILTGSKKPILLLQKKSPEYLPQDIAPNQKRLGIMLPYAPLQFLLFSDETNYLVMTSGNISGSPICYQDDVAVSSLSHVADYFLVHNREIIVPVDDAVVKVADGYEILVRCGRGYAPLIIPIEAKSRVLAVGAEQKCSLCITENGYATVSQYIGNLNEYQTYKVFNKQIKHFESLFRYCPDIYAYDLNADYLSTRYAKEQVGKKIAIQHHHAHMAGCMAENKLSNKAIGVIYDGTGLGTDDAIWGGEFFVGSFSGFKRVGHLKYVTLQGGDSVVREPWRCALSYLLALDIDPQEFLPQINLLAIEMVKSAIKNKIKCFKSSSMGRFFDCVAALCGFETQITYDAQAAIELESIVDKEIYDFYKYSIINTEDGFVLGYEHILNEILRDIRKQEQKSIISTKFHNTLIESTAECVCKIREKTEIKDIVLSGGVFENIYLLERLASKLRNLKFNVYYNRLTPSNDGGISFGQAVAAGSILKENHYVSCGSSKSNQH; encoded by the coding sequence GTGAGTGATGTAAATAGATATATTATTACTCTAACTGGAATTGTTCAGGGAGTTGGATTTCGACCTTTTGTATTTAGAGTTGCAAATCGTTTGCACCTTAATGGATGGGTGGAAAATGGGGGTTCAAGAGTTATAGTAGATGTTGAGGGAAAAGAAGATAGTATCAAAGAATTTATTCATATTCTGCAAAATGAATATCCAAGTAATGCTACTATTACAGACTTTCAAATAAAATCTCAACAACTTTTTGGATACACCGATTTTTCAATAAAAACTAGTGATGCTGAGGAAAATACAGCAAATTTCTTGCCAGCTGATATAGCAGTATGCAAAAGTTGTATAAAAGAATTTAATACGTTAGGCAACAATCGATTTCAATATCCTTTTATAAGCTGCACAAATTGTGGACCAAGATATTCTATTATAAGTAGCCTGCCGTATGACAGAGAAACTACTTCTATGTCTGAATTTAAAATGTGCTCACAATGTATAAGTGAATATTGTACCCCGAGAAATAGACGATTTCATGCTCAAACAAATTGCTGCTCTGATTGCGGGCCAGTGCTGAAACTGTTGGATGCCCATGGAAATACAGTAGATTCATCTGATTGTGTAAAGCTTGCCAGGCAGTTGATTTGTCGAGGTAAAATTCTTGCGGTGAAAGGAATTGGAGGATATCACCTATGTTGCAATGCAAAAGATTTGACTGCTGTGCAAAGACTTAGAAGGCTAAAACATAGACCGCATAAACCATTGGCAGTAATGGCTCGTAATATAGAATCAATTAATAAGATTTGTGAAGTATCAAAACAAGAAAAAGAAATTTTAACAGGAAGTAAAAAGCCAATCTTATTGCTCCAAAAAAAATCACCAGAGTATTTACCTCAAGATATTGCACCAAATCAAAAAAGGCTTGGAATTATGCTTCCCTATGCCCCACTTCAGTTTCTCCTTTTTTCCGATGAAACAAACTATCTTGTTATGACTAGTGGTAATATCAGCGGTTCTCCAATTTGTTATCAAGATGACGTTGCCGTAAGTTCTCTTAGTCATGTTGCAGATTATTTTTTAGTACACAATCGTGAAATTATTGTACCAGTGGATGATGCAGTTGTAAAAGTTGCAGATGGCTACGAGATACTTGTTCGGTGTGGACGTGGTTACGCTCCTTTGATAATACCAATAGAAGCTAAAAGTAGGGTTTTGGCAGTTGGAGCTGAGCAAAAATGCTCTTTATGTATTACTGAAAATGGCTATGCCACAGTAAGTCAATACATAGGAAACCTAAATGAATATCAAACTTATAAAGTTTTTAATAAGCAAATTAAGCATTTTGAAAGTTTGTTTCGTTACTGTCCAGACATTTATGCGTATGATCTTAATGCGGATTATCTTTCTACACGCTATGCAAAAGAACAAGTTGGTAAAAAAATTGCAATTCAGCATCATCATGCACATATGGCTGGCTGTATGGCTGAAAACAAATTGTCAAATAAGGCGATAGGTGTTATATACGACGGAACGGGGCTGGGTACAGATGATGCGATTTGGGGTGGAGAGTTTTTTGTTGGCTCTTTTTCTGGATTTAAAAGAGTGGGTCATCTAAAATATGTAACCCTTCAAGGAGGCGATAGTGTAGTAAGGGAACCATGGAGGTGTGCATTATCCTATCTGTTAGCTCTTGATATTGATCCACAAGAATTTTTACCACAAATTAATTTATTAGCAATAGAAATGGTTAAGTCTGCAATTAAGAATAAAATTAAGTGTTTTAAATCGTCCAGCATGGGGAGATTTTTTGACTGTGTTGCGGCTCTATGTGGTTTTGAAACACAAATCACTTATGATGCGCAAGCTGCAATTGAATTAGAAAGTATTGTTGATAAAGAAATTTATGATTTTTATAAATATTCTATTATTAATACCGAAGATGGTTTTGTACTAGGGTATGAACATATTTTAAATGAAATTTTAAGAGATATAAGAAAACAAGAACAAAAGTCCATTATATCAACAAAGTTTCATAACACTTTGATTGAATCTACCGCTGAATGTGTATGTAAAATCCGTGAAAAAACAGAAATAAAGGATATTGTACTAAGTGGTGGAGTTTTTGAAAATATATATTTACTAGAACGACTCGCTTCTAAACTTAGAAATTTAAAGTTTAATGTTTATTATAATCGGTTGACACCTTCGAATGACGGTGGAATATCTTTTGGACAGGCGGTGGCTGCCGGTTCTATTTTAAAGGAGAATCATTATGTGTCTTGCGGTTCCAGCAAAAGTAATCAACATTGA
- a CDS encoding hydrogenase maturation protease, with protein MMKRIVVIGIGSVIMRDDGIGSKVVETIEDNLHTHNINSIVGETDFQCCFDEIKPDDFLIIIDAMTQGKDPGCIEIMCLVDALKNRRKLRTQHEFSLLDLIELHYPEIEGYFIGIEAAEIGFGFEFSDPLQKCYVQICESVLNTILNIKEEMERA; from the coding sequence ATGATGAAACGAATCGTTGTAATAGGCATTGGAAGCGTAATTATGCGTGATGATGGAATTGGCTCAAAGGTTGTCGAAACAATTGAGGATAACCTTCATACACATAATATTAATTCAATAGTTGGAGAAACAGACTTTCAATGCTGTTTTGATGAAATTAAGCCAGATGATTTTTTAATTATAATAGACGCTATGACTCAAGGAAAAGACCCCGGATGTATTGAGATAATGTGTCTTGTTGACGCATTAAAAAACCGTAGAAAACTACGAACACAACATGAATTCAGCCTGTTAGACTTAATTGAATTGCATTATCCGGAAATAGAAGGTTACTTTATTGGCATTGAAGCAGCCGAAATAGGATTTGGCTTTGAATTTAGTGATCCTTTGCAAAAATGCTATGTGCAAATTTGTGAATCCGTATTAAACACTATATTAAATATAAAGGAGGAAATGGAACGTGCATGA
- a CDS encoding nickel-dependent hydrogenase large subunit: MQRIKISPVTRISGFMEIDAMIDKNTIIDAKTEGLLFRGFEKMLEGRSPFDAVYFTQRICGICSTAHSIASTLALENAMGIIPSQQGRYLRDIIHGCEFLQNHIRHFYQYTAPDFIRLPEGNTLFETDHNDFRLPKQKNDLIVQHYFDSLKYSRNAHEMLAILGGKAPHNHGVFIGGITTQATPEKIKQLCFLLNNIRDFICKKMIPDAYTIAGYYKEYFKIGRGYGNLLSYGCFNGYEKLGTLFVNPSAYSDGKIMKLDPTEITENIYSSWYVANSDTYTPYQTIAEPSMKKDDAYSWVKAPRYRELPYEVGPLARMWLSGDYRNGISTMDRTLARVLEAKKIADIMFTLLSNLIPGVSVQKEYKAPQNAQGAGLIDTTRGALGHWIKIEDSVISLYQIITPSAWNLSTRSEDNLPGPGEKALIGTIIKDYDNPVEIGRTIRSFDPCISCATHVYSNGNLIKTMQVVP; encoded by the coding sequence ATGCAGAGAATTAAAATTAGTCCGGTTACCCGAATCAGCGGGTTTATGGAAATAGACGCAATGATTGATAAAAACACCATAATAGACGCGAAAACAGAAGGTTTGCTTTTCAGAGGATTTGAAAAAATGCTTGAAGGAAGAAGTCCTTTCGATGCGGTATATTTTACACAGCGAATATGTGGAATTTGTTCAACCGCTCATTCTATCGCATCTACACTGGCCTTAGAAAATGCTATGGGCATTATTCCTTCTCAGCAAGGTAGATATTTGAGAGATATAATTCATGGGTGTGAGTTCCTTCAAAATCACATTAGGCACTTTTATCAGTATACGGCCCCCGATTTTATAAGGTTACCTGAAGGAAACACACTTTTTGAAACGGACCATAATGATTTTAGGTTGCCAAAACAAAAAAACGATTTGATTGTACAGCATTATTTTGATTCTCTCAAATACAGCAGAAATGCACATGAAATGCTGGCAATTTTAGGCGGAAAAGCTCCACATAATCACGGAGTTTTTATTGGTGGAATTACTACACAAGCAACACCAGAAAAAATAAAGCAACTGTGTTTTCTCCTAAATAATATTAGAGATTTTATCTGTAAAAAAATGATACCAGATGCTTATACAATCGCTGGATACTATAAAGAGTACTTCAAAATTGGACGAGGTTATGGAAATCTTTTAAGTTATGGTTGCTTTAACGGATATGAAAAGTTGGGAACCCTTTTTGTTAATCCTTCAGCATACAGTGACGGCAAAATTATGAAACTTGATCCAACAGAAATTACTGAAAATATTTATTCATCATGGTACGTAGCAAATTCTGATACATATACTCCCTATCAAACAATTGCTGAACCAAGCATGAAAAAGGACGATGCTTACTCATGGGTAAAAGCACCAAGGTATAGAGAGCTTCCTTATGAGGTTGGCCCGTTAGCAAGAATGTGGCTATCTGGTGATTATAGAAACGGAATATCTACTATGGATAGAACTTTGGCAAGAGTTTTGGAAGCAAAAAAAATAGCAGATATTATGTTTACACTGCTTAGTAATCTTATTCCCGGTGTTTCTGTCCAAAAAGAATATAAAGCCCCACAAAATGCTCAAGGTGCAGGTTTGATTGATACTACACGGGGTGCTTTAGGTCATTGGATTAAAATAGAAGATAGTGTCATATCCCTTTATCAAATTATTACACCGTCTGCATGGAATCTTTCAACAAGAAGCGAAGATAATTTACCGGGGCCGGGTGAAAAAGCATTGATTGGCACAATAATAAAAGATTATGATAATCCAGTGGAGATAGGAAGAACCATACGCTCATTTGATCCATGTATTTCTTGCGCTACTCATGTTTACTCAAATGGCAATTTAATCAAAACAATGCAGGTGGTGCCATGA
- a CDS encoding hydrogenase small subunit codes for MNQVNSNCPNFNTRLETTSVLVNKVIDGVKQKRIKKRNLIWLELTGCSGNIISLLDGANPDFKSLATQMVNFIYDNSLMVSEGEAAMEKLFSVIDDDYILAVEGAVSTKDNGLYNVIGRCRGQPVTAYEAIKKFGEKAAHVIAVGTCASDGGISAARPNPAQCVGIQNLLDRKVIKLPGCPCHPDWFMGTLAYIMLFGEPELDNRQRPVMFYSTLIHDICPRRKYFDKGIFASKLGEKTCMFKLGCRGPVTRVDCPVRKWNEGVNWPIGDDSPCIGCAMFGFPDKMEPFISYNTT; via the coding sequence ATGAATCAGGTTAATAGCAATTGTCCTAATTTTAACACTAGGTTAGAGACGACTTCAGTGCTTGTTAATAAGGTAATAGACGGTGTTAAACAAAAAAGAATAAAGAAAAGAAATTTAATATGGCTTGAACTTACCGGATGTTCAGGAAATATCATCTCTCTTCTGGACGGAGCAAATCCAGATTTTAAAAGTCTTGCAACTCAAATGGTTAATTTCATTTACGACAACAGTCTGATGGTTTCAGAGGGTGAAGCCGCCATGGAAAAACTGTTTAGTGTTATCGATGACGATTACATATTAGCTGTTGAGGGAGCTGTTTCAACAAAGGATAACGGTTTGTACAATGTTATTGGAAGATGTAGAGGCCAGCCTGTAACCGCATATGAAGCAATTAAAAAATTTGGTGAAAAAGCTGCACACGTCATTGCCGTGGGTACATGCGCTTCTGATGGAGGAATTTCGGCTGCAAGACCAAATCCAGCCCAATGCGTTGGCATTCAGAATTTACTTGACAGAAAGGTTATAAAGCTGCCAGGTTGCCCATGCCATCCAGACTGGTTTATGGGAACACTGGCTTATATTATGCTTTTTGGAGAACCCGAACTGGATAATAGACAAAGACCAGTTATGTTTTACAGCACATTAATTCATGATATATGTCCCCGTAGAAAATATTTTGATAAAGGTATATTTGCATCAAAGCTTGGCGAAAAAACCTGTATGTTTAAGCTTGGATGTAGAGGACCAGTTACAAGAGTTGATTGCCCAGTTAGAAAATGGAACGAAGGTGTAAACTGGCCCATTGGCGACGATAGCCCTTGTATTGGTTGTGCCATGTTTGGCTTTCCCGATAAAATGGAGCCATTTATCAGCTACAACACTACTTAA
- a CDS encoding cytochrome b5 domain-containing protein yields the protein MMNSKIMINLINNNLNEINNIIDCLYTTTNSCVKNKLLNQLRKNISNLCMLVQGLQNSENTNSPQIDTIRTFTEAELSKYNGRNGNPAYVAVNGIVYDVTNNAAWGGATHFGLVAGTDVTSQFASCHAGQPILSKLKVVGKMVE from the coding sequence ATGATGAATAGTAAGATTATGATAAATTTAATAAACAATAATTTAAACGAAATAAACAACATTATTGACTGTTTATATACAACCACAAACTCTTGTGTTAAAAATAAACTTTTAAACCAATTGCGTAAAAATATATCCAATCTTTGTATGTTGGTGCAAGGTTTACAGAATAGTGAAAACACTAATAGTCCTCAGATAGATACAATAAGAACATTTACGGAAGCTGAGCTATCAAAATATAATGGGAGGAATGGTAACCCAGCGTATGTAGCGGTAAATGGTATAGTGTATGATGTAACGAATAATGCAGCTTGGGGAGGAGCAACACATTTCGGACTTGTGGCAGGTACTGATGTAACTAGTCAGTTCGCTTCATGCCACGCAGGTCAACCGATTTTAAGCAAATTAAAGGTGGTTGGGAAGATGGTAGAATGA
- the rlmD gene encoding 23S rRNA (uracil(1939)-C(5))-methyltransferase RlmD, with amino-acid sequence MLLKNEIVKIEIVDITDEGNGVGKVDGFTIFVPGTAVGDKLRVRLVKLQKHFGYGIIEEMLEPSPDRIEMDCSVYRQCGGCSLRHISYQAELAIKQNWVTQHLRRIGGITAPVLPIIGSPQQDRYRNKTQCPIRDDGQGVCLGMFGKRSHRVIQCTDCKLNPPHFKLILQTVQDFCKEQHISTYNEEKHDGLLRHVYIRDAQATDETMVCLVINGDEIPHSDLLIKQLIANCPSVKSIVLNINKAKTNVILGKTCKTLWGKDHITDILCGVKIELSPLSFYQVNREGAEQLYHIAADFAELTGNELLLDLYCGAGTIGLSMAHKVHELIGVEIIPAAIENAKQNAINNGITNTRFICDDAKGAAAMLKQQGLTPNVVILDPPRKGCEPEVLQTVADMNPQRIVMVSCNSATLARDLAVLQTLGYQTIKAQPVDMFPRTTHVEAIIMMTKCGSEGEK; translated from the coding sequence ATGTTATTAAAGAATGAAATCGTTAAAATAGAAATCGTTGATATTACGGATGAAGGAAACGGCGTTGGCAAAGTAGATGGTTTTACAATATTTGTCCCCGGTACTGCTGTTGGAGATAAACTCCGTGTTCGCCTTGTAAAGCTGCAAAAGCATTTTGGATATGGTATTATCGAAGAAATGCTTGAGCCCTCGCCCGACCGTATTGAAATGGATTGTAGCGTATACCGCCAATGCGGAGGTTGTTCGCTGCGGCATATTTCCTATCAAGCAGAGCTCGCTATAAAGCAAAACTGGGTAACGCAGCATCTGAGGCGCATCGGGGGTATTACTGCACCCGTTTTGCCCATTATCGGCTCACCGCAACAAGACAGATACCGCAACAAGACGCAGTGCCCTATCCGAGATGATGGGCAAGGTGTGTGCCTTGGCATGTTTGGCAAACGCAGCCACCGTGTCATTCAATGCACTGATTGCAAGCTCAATCCGCCACATTTCAAGCTAATTTTGCAAACTGTGCAAGATTTCTGCAAAGAGCAGCATATTTCTACCTACAATGAGGAAAAACATGACGGTTTACTGCGACACGTATACATTCGTGATGCACAGGCAACCGATGAAACGATGGTTTGCCTTGTAATAAACGGTGACGAAATACCTCACAGCGATTTGCTTATTAAACAATTAATTGCCAATTGTCCATCGGTAAAATCGATTGTTCTCAACATCAATAAAGCAAAGACTAATGTGATTCTGGGCAAAACATGTAAAACACTGTGGGGCAAAGACCACATTACCGATATTTTGTGCGGTGTAAAAATTGAGCTCTCTCCCCTATCATTTTATCAGGTAAATCGAGAAGGTGCCGAACAACTTTACCACATTGCCGCAGACTTTGCAGAGCTTACAGGAAATGAGCTGCTGCTCGACCTCTACTGCGGTGCGGGCACTATCGGGCTTTCTATGGCACACAAGGTGCATGAACTCATCGGTGTTGAAATAATCCCGGCTGCAATAGAAAACGCAAAACAAAATGCAATAAACAATGGTATCACCAATACCCGCTTCATTTGCGATGATGCAAAAGGTGCCGCAGCTATGTTAAAGCAGCAAGGTCTCACACCAAATGTTGTAATACTTGACCCTCCGCGTAAGGGCTGTGAACCCGAGGTACTGCAAACGGTAGCTGATATGAACCCGCAACGTATTGTAATGGTTTCATGCAACAGTGCCACCCTTGCACGCGACCTTGCGGTACTGCAAACACTAGGCTACCAAACCATAAAGGCACAGCCTGTGGATATGTTCCCAAGAACGACGCACGTGGAAGCGATAATAATGATGACGAAATGTGGTTCAGAGGGCGAAAAGTAG